Genomic segment of Methanobacteriaceae archaeon:
CAGGCTTTTGAAGAACTCTTTGACGCCAAGGTGGAAAGAGTTAACACTCAGATTAATTCCCGCGGCGAAAAAATAGCATACCTCAAACTGGCAGAAGAGCACAGTGCAGAAGATATTGCCGTTAAAATGGGAGTGTTCTAACCCTTAGGGAGGACTAATAATGGGAAAACGATTAATAATTCAAAGAAGGGGAAGAGGAACCCCCACCTACCGAAGTGCATCACACCGCTTCAAAGGAAAAATACAGTACCGTTCATACGATGATGTAGAAAAAAATGGCAGTCTACAGGGGAAAGTGGTGGACATAATCCATGACCCGGGTAGAACTGCCCCGGTGGCCAAGGTCAAATTCGAAAACGGAGAACAGAAACTCATCCTGGCCCCGGAAAGCATAGCCATCAATGATGAAATCGCCTGCGGAATATCCGCACCAATAAAACCAGGAAACTCACTACCCCTGGGAGAAATCCCAGAAGGAACACCTGTGTACAACCTGGAAAGAAACCCTGGAGACGGAGGAAAATTCGTCCGATCCTCAGGAACTTACGCTTCTCTTATCACCCACGATGTGGGAAAAGCCATTGTGGAACTTCCCTCCGGGGAATTAAAGGCTTTCAACCCCCAGTGCCGAGCCACCATAGGAGTGGTTGCCGGGGGAGGTAGGAAAGAAAAACCATTCCTCAAAGCAGGAAACCGACATTACGCTGCAAAAGCCAAGGGTAAAAAGAGTATGGGAGTGCGTGGAGTTGCTATGAACGCAGTTGACCACCCACACGGTGGAGGAAACAGACAGCACCCAGGAAGACCCACCACAGTCTCCAGACACGCCCCACCAGGAAGAAAAGTGGGTTCCATTGCAGCAAAAAGAACAGGGAAGAGGAGATAAACACACTTCCTTTTCACTATATGGTAAGGATAAAATTACGCGAATAAATAAGGAAATAAAGGAAATTTTAAGGAGGAGGCTAATTGGCGAGGAAAGAATTCAAGTATCGCGGTTACACCCTGGAAGAACTGCAGGAAATGCCACTGGATA
This window contains:
- a CDS encoding 50S ribosomal protein L23, translating into MDPYSIIIKPQLTEKSMNAIDYKNELTFVVRRTARKPQIKQAFEELFDAKVERVNTQINSRGEKIAYLKLAEEHSAEDIAVKMGVF
- a CDS encoding 50S ribosomal protein L2; its protein translation is MGKRLIIQRRGRGTPTYRSASHRFKGKIQYRSYDDVEKNGSLQGKVVDIIHDPGRTAPVAKVKFENGEQKLILAPESIAINDEIACGISAPIKPGNSLPLGEIPEGTPVYNLERNPGDGGKFVRSSGTYASLITHDVGKAIVELPSGELKAFNPQCRATIGVVAGGGRKEKPFLKAGNRHYAAKAKGKKSMGVRGVAMNAVDHPHGGGNRQHPGRPTTVSRHAPPGRKVGSIAAKRTGKRR